Below is a genomic region from Dechloromonas denitrificans.
CTGCGCCCGGCCCTGGTCATGGTTGCCAAGCCGAAGTCTTGAAATTCGGGGCATCGTCCCCAACTCCAGAACATCACCAATTTATTCGTATTTAGTAAAGGAACACATCATGGGCAAAATCATTGGTATTGACCTTGGCACCACCAACAGCTGCGTTGCCATCATGGAAGGCGGCCAGCCGAAAGTCATCGAAAACGCCGAAGGCGCACGCACCACCCCGTCGATCATCGGCTACGCCGAAGATGGCGAAATCCTGTCCGGTGCTCCGGCCAAGCGTCAGGCCGTGACCAATCCGAAAAACACGCTCTACGCCGTCAAGCGCCTGATCGGTCGCCGCTTCGAAGAAAAGGAAGTGCAGAAGGACATCAGCCTGATGCCGTACAGCATCGTCAAGGCCGACAACGGTGACGCCTGGGTTTCCGTCCGTGACAAGAAGATCGCCCCGCAACAGGTGTCCGCCGAAGTGCTGCGCAAGATGAAGAAGACCGCCGAAGACTACCTCGGCGAAGAAGTGACCGAAGCGGTCATCACCGTACCGGCCTACTTCAACGACAGCCAGCGCCAGGCCACCAAGGACGCCGGCCGCATCGCTGGCCTGGAAGTCAAACGCATCATCAACGAGCCGACTGCTGCTGCACTGGCTTTCGGTATGGACAAGGCCGCCGGCAAGGATCGCAAGATCGCCGTATACGACCTCGGCGGCGGCACCTTCGACATCTCGATCATCGAAATCGCCAATGTCGACGGTGAAAAGCAGTTCGAAGTGCTGGCCACCAACGGTGACACCTTCCTCGGCGGCGAAGACTTCGACCAGCGCCTGATCGACTACATCATCGAGGAATTCAAGAAGGAATCCGGCGTCAACCTCAAGGCTGACGTGCTGGCCCTGCAGCGCCTCAAGGAAGCCGCTGAAAAGGCCAAGATCGAGCTGTCTTCCAGCCAGCAGACCGAAGTCAACCTGCCCTACATCACCGCCGATGCTTCCGGTCCGAAGCACCTGGCACTGAAGATCACCCGTGCCAAGTTCGAATCGCTGGTCGACGAATTGGTCGAGCGTACCGTCGCCCCTTGCGTCACCGCTCTGAAGGACGCCGGCTGCAAGATCGGTGATATCGACGACGTGATCCTGGTCGGCGGTCAATCACGCATGCCGAAGGTGCAGGAGAAGGTTAAGGAAATCTTCGGTCGCGAACCGCGCAAGGACGTGAACCCGGACGAAGCCGTTGCCGTTGGCGCAGCCATCCAGGGCGGCGTGCTGCAAGGTGAAGTCAAGGACGTGCTGCTGCTCGACGTTACCCCGCTCTCCCTCGGTATCGAAACCCTGGGCGGCATCATGACCAAGCTGATCCAGAAGAACACGACGATCCCGACCAAGGCGTCGCAAGTCTTCTCGACCGCCGACGACAGCCAGTCCGCCGTAACCATCCACGTGCTGCAGGGTGAGCGCGAAGTGGCTTCCGGCAACAAGAGCCTCGGCCAGTTCAACCTCGAAGGCATCCCGCCGGCACCGCGCGGCACGCCGCAGATCGAAGTCATCTTCGACATCGACGCCAACGGCATCATGCACGTCACCGCCAAGGACAAGGCCACCGGCAAGGAAAACAAAATCACCATCAAGGCTAACTCCGGCCTGAGCGAAGAAGAAATTCAGCGCATGGTGAAGGATGCCGAACTGCACGCCGAGGAAGACAAGAAGGTGCACGAGCTGGCCGATGCCCGCAACCAGGCTGACGGCATGGTGCACATGGTCAAGAAGTCGCTGACCGAGTACGGCGACAAGCTCGATGCGGCCGAGAAGGAAGCCATCGAAAAGGCCATCAAGGACGTCGAAGACGTGCTGCGCGACGGCGACAAGGAAGTCATCACCGCCAAGACCGAAGCACTCTCTGCTGCAGCCCAGAAGCTGGGTGAAAAGATGTACGCCCAGCAACAGGCTGAAGCTGGCGCTGCCGGTGCCGCCGGTGGTGCAGCAGGCGCTCAGCCGCAAGGTGAAAAGACGGTTGAAGGCGATGTGGTTGATGCCGAATTCACGGAAGTGAACAAGGACAAGAAGGCTTAAAACGGACGCTATCGCGCCGTTCTAAGTGGCCGGATTCAAGCGGATGCGATCGCACCGCTTAATCCGGCCTTTGCACAGCCTCAGTCGGAAACAGCTATGTCAAAACGCGATTTTTACGAAATTCTTGGCGTCAACCGCGACGCCAGCGAAGACGAGATCAAGAAGGCCTATCGCAAGCAGGCCATGAAGCACCACCCCGACCGCAACCCGGACAATCCGGCGGCGGAGGAAAAATTCAAGGAAGCCAAGGAAGCCTACGAAATTCTTTCGGATGGCCAGAAACGCGCGGCCTACGACCAGTACGGCCATGCCGGCGTTGACCCGCAGTCCGGCATGGGCGGCGGCTTCGGTGGTGGTGGCGGTGGATTTGCCGATGCCTTTGGCGGCATTTTCGATGAAATCTTCGGTGGCCGTGCAGGTGGCGGCGGCGGTGGCCGCTCGAACATCTATCGTGGCGCCGACCTGCGCTACAACCTTGAAATCACGCTCGAACAGGCTGCTCACGGGACGGAAACCAAGATTCGCATTCCGACCATGGAAGTCTGCGAACCGTGTAATGGCAGCGGCGCCAAAGCCGGCACCCAGCCTAAAACCTGCCCGACCTGCCAGGGCTCCGGCCAGGTTCGCCTGCAGCAGGGCTTCTTCTCGATCCAGCAAAGTTGCCACAAGTGTCACGGCACCGGTCGCTTCATTGCCGACCCCTGCAAATCGTGTGGCGGCGCCGGACGCATCAAGCAGCACAAGACGCTGGCCGTCAAGATTCCGGCAGGTGTCGACGAGGGCGATCGCATCAGGCTGGCCGGCGAAGGCGAACATGGCGTCAATGGTGGCCCGCCGGGCGATCTTTACGTCCAGATTCACCTCAAGCAGCACGCCGTGTTCACCCGTGATCACAACGACCTGCATTGTGAAATGCCGATTTCCTTCACCACCGCAGCACTCGGTGGCGAGATCGAAATCCCGACGCTGGACGGTGCCGCAGCGATCAAGATTCCGGCCGAAACGCAATCCGGTCGTGTCTTCCGCCTGCGCGGCAAGGGCATCAAAGGTGTCCGCAGCCACACGCACGGCGATCTAATGTGTCATGTCGTGGTCGAAACGCCGGTCAATCTCACCGACCGTCAGAAGGAGTTGCTTAAGGAGCTGGAAGAATCCAGCCGCGAGAACAACGCCAGCCACAACCCACGCGCCAAATCATGGATGGACAAGGTCAAGGAATTTTTCGGCGACTGATCCGCTCGCAGGCCAGATCGCTGACCTGACGCATTGCCCCGCCCACAGAATGTTCTGCATCGGCGGGGCAATTTCATTTTGGCCCTTTGCATGGCGTCGACCGCAGGATCAACTTATTACCAAAGTAAAGGTACGACCTGTTCCCCCCAGCCACTTCCGGCTGTTAGAATCGTCAAAACAATTTAGGGGAAGATGAACAATGCGACTACTGAAGCGGCTCATCACCGTTGGCACAATCGCCTTTTCAGCACTGGGCTGGGCCGCTGATCCGGGCATCACCGACAGCACCATCACCCTCGGCATGTCAGCCCCCTTTTCCGGCCCGACCGGTGCCTACGGCATTGACATGCGCCAGACCATCCAGACCTACTTTGAGCACATCAACAAGACCGGCGGCATCCATGGCCGCAAGCTTGAACTGGTTGCCCTCGATGATGGCTACGAAACAGACCGGACTCTGGCCAACACCAAAACCCTGATTGGTGAAAAACACGCTTTTGCCCTGCTCGCCTATTATGGCTCGAGCCCGACCACCGAAGCCATGAACACCGTTTTCGGCCCCGCCAAGGTTCCGCTGGTCGGCACGATTTCGGGGGCCACATCGCTGCGTGAAAGCACGACCAGCAACCCGAATGCCCGTTACATGTTCAACGTGCGCGCCAGTTACGCCGACGAAACCGAAGCCATCGTCAATCAGCTTGTTTCGCTCGGCCTGAAGAATATTGCCGTGTTTTACCAGAATGACGGCTTCGGCAAGTCCGGTCTGGATGGCGTGACCGCAGCACTCAAGAAACACAACCTGACACCTTCGGCCGTTGGCACCGTCGAACGCAACTCGCTTGATGTCAGCAAAGCAATTGAGCCGATCACCAAAGCCAATCCGCAGGCCGTGGTAATGGTCACGCTCTACAAACCAACCGCGGCTTTCGTCAAAGGCATGAAGAAAATCGGCCAGAATCCGATGTTCATGACGCTTTCTCCGGTCGGCACCGAACAACTTGTCCAGGAACTCGGCCCGGACGCCCGTGGCATCGGCATTTCGCAGGTTGCTCCCTACCCGTGGAACGATGTCGTTCCGGTCGTCCGTGAATACCAGAAGCTGCTCAGCAAGCCCGGCACGAACTCCTACTACGGGATCGAAGCCTTCATCACGGCCAAGACGATGGTCGAAGGCTTGAGACGTGCCGGCAAGGATCTGAGCCGTGAAAAACTGATGGCGGCACTGGAAGGCATGAACAATGTCGATCTGGGTGGATACCGGATCAATTACGGCCCCAGCAACCGGCTTGGCTCGCGCTTTGTCGAACTGACCGTGATCGGCGCTGGCGGCAAGGTCTTGAAGTAAGTCGCACGGTCGACCTGTAAAAACGGCCCGTTTTCACGGGCCGTTTTTTATTGTCAGGCGCGTCGCCAGCTTGTTCCTTGCGGACTGTCGTCCAGCACGATGCCTGCTTCTTTCAGGACATCGCGCAAACGATCGGCCTCGGCGAAATTGCGTGCCTGCTTGGCGGCAGCACGATCGGCGATCATGGCCTCGATCGCGGCCTCATCCAGACCGCCTTCAGCCACCGGACCACCCTGCAGATAAGCCACCGGATCCCGTTCAAGCAGGCCGATCACGCGCCCCAAAGCCTTGAGCAGACCGGAAAGCTCGGCGCTGCGCTGACGATTGACCTCACCGGCCAGTTCGAAAAGAACCGAAATAGCGCCGTGCGAATCGAAATCCTCATTCAGGGCTGCAGCAAAACGAGCTGCGAAATCATGCGTCCAGTCGATGTCGACCGCGGCAGGCGGCACATCGCGCAAAGCAAAATACAGGCTATCCAGACTGCGCCGCGCATCATCGAGATGCGCATCGGAATAATTCAGCGGACTCCGGTAATGAGCGCGCAGAATGAAGAAACGCACCACTTCGGCATCGTAGGTTTCAAGCACGGTACGAATCGTGAAGAAATTGCCGAGCGATTTCGACATTTTTTCGTTGTCGACCCGGACAAAGCCGTTATGCATCCAGTAATTGACGAAAGAGCACTCATGCGCGCCTTCCGACTGGGCAATCTCATTTTCGTGATGGGGGAACTGCAGATCCTGGCCGCCACCATGAATATCGAAATGATTGCCGAGCAATTTCGAGCTCATCGCCGAGCACTCGATGTGCCAACCCGGCCGCCCACTGCCCCACGGTGACTCCCAAGCCGGCTCGCCTGGCTTGGCATGCTTCCAGAGCACGAAATCGAGCGGGTCCTGCTTGGCAGAATCGACCTCGACCCGCTCGCCAGCCCGCAAATCATCGAGCGATTTGCCGGACAGCTTGCCGTACCCCTCGAACTTGCGAACGGCGTAATTCACATCGCCATCCTGCGCCTGATAGGCCAGGCCACGCGCCTGCAACTTGTCGATCAGGTCGAGCATTTCCGGAACGAATTCGGTAGCCCGCGGCTCGTGGTCCGGACGCAGCACACCCAGCGCATCGGCATCTTCATGCATGCAGGCAATGAAACGATCGGTCAGTTGAAGAATCGTTTCGCCATTTTCGGCAGCCCGGCGAATAATCTTGTCATCGATGTCGGTAATGTTCCGGACATACGTCACGTCGTAACCGGAAGTCTTCAACCAGCGATAAACCATGTCGAAAACAACCATGACCCGGGCGTGCCCGAGATGGCAATAATCATAGACGGTCATCCCGCAAACATACATGCGAACCTTGTTAGGTTCGATCGGGGTAAAGAGTTGTTTTTCCCGCTTGAGGGAATTGTAAATTTTGAGCATGCGGGGGTAAATTCGTCTGGCTGCGAGGCTGCTTTCCCTATGGAAAGAGCAGTATGTTTGGTAGAATTTGAGGATTGTCAAACCACGCAAAGTATAACATAGCGATGACCTCGAAAATCCTGCCCCAGCCCCGCTTTCAGCAGCTCAAGACGCTGCGTGCACTGGCTATTGGCTTGGCCATCGGCTTTGCCGCGCCATCCTTTGCCGACAACCTGCCGGAAGTCCAGCGACTGATCAAACAAGGCCAATATCCGCAGGCGCTCGAAAAAGTGGATGCCTATCTGAGCAGCCGTCCGAAAGACGCTCAAGGCCGCTTCCTGAAGGGTCTGATCTTCACCGAAATGAACAAGCTGCCGGAAGCCGTCGGCGTATTCACCAAGCTGACCGAAGACTACCCGGAGCTCCCGGAGCCGTATAACAACCTGGCCGTTCTTTACGCCCAGCAGAAGCAATACGACAAAGCCCGCACAGCACTTGAAATGGCCATAAGGACTCATCCTTCCTACGCCATCGCCTACGAAAACCTGGGTGACATTTACGCCAAGCTGGCCAGCCAGGCTTATGACAAGGCACTCCAACTCGACAATTCGAATGCCACGACGCAAAACAAACTGGCGCTGATTCGCGACCTCATCACAACATCCAGCAAACCGGGCAGCAAACCGCAAGCGGCAAGCGCACCGGTCGCCGCAGCGCCGGCACCCGCCCCCGTCGCAGCGGCCAAGCCTGCCACACCGACTGCAGCACCAACGGCCAGCGTCGTTTCAAGCACCCCGGGTGCCGCATCGACGTCCTCTGCCGCACCGGTCAAGACAGCCGAAAGCAAGCCGGCGCCGGTTGCCGAGCCAGCCCGTGCCGACAGCGCCAACGATGATGTAGCCAAGGCTGTTGCTGCCTGGGCCAGCGCCTGGTCGCGCAAGGACATGCGCGCCTACCTGGGGGCCTATGCGGCCGATTTCAACACCCCCAAGGGTGTCAGCCGCAAGGTCTGGGAAAGCGAACGCGAAGACCGTATTGCAGGCAAGTCCGGCAAGATTTCCGTGACCTACGACACGCCGCAGATCTCGGTCAATGGCGACAAGGCAACGGCCAAGTTCCGCCAGCATTACCAGGCAACCAACCTGAGCACCTCGACCACCAAGACACTGGTTCTCGTCCGCTCGGGTAACAAGTGGCTGATCAAGGAAGAAAACTCTCGTTGATGCAGGGCCGCAAGTTAATCAGTATCTGGCTGGCAACCTGCCTGGCCGGCTTCATGCCGGCTGGGCAATCCTTCGCCAAGGACATCGCTGGAAATAATCCGCAACGCAGCGGACAAAGTCTTCCGGTCACCGTCTCGGATGCCGGTCCGGAAGCGCAACTGGCCAGGATTTTCAAGGAAATCGAAGGAAATCGCCTGAACAATGCGCTTCAACAGACCGAAGCCTTGTTGAAGCAGCATCCCAACTATCGCCTGGCTCACCTGATCCGGGGCGATTTGTTGCTGGCCCGAACAAAGCCGATCCAGACTTTTGGCGCCTTGAGCGATGCGCCCAGCGACAAGGTCGCCGACTTGCGCGGCGAGGCCATTGCTCGCCTGAAGGGATACCGGGAGAAGCCGGAAGCCAGCTTCATTCCCCGCTACCTCCTGCAAATGCCGGCCGACCAGCGTTTTGCCATCGTCGTCGACACCAAGCGCTCGCGCCTTTACGTCTATGAGAACGATGTCGCAAACGGCGGACGCCCGCGGTTTGTCGCTGACTATTACGTCACCCAAGGCAAGCTGGGTGCAGAAAAACTGTCTGAAGGCGACAAGAAAACACCGATCGGGGTTTATCACGTCACGGCCAATCTGCCCAAGCAAAAACTGGCTGACCTTTATGGCAGCGGCGCTTTTCCGATCAACTATCCCAATGAGTGGGACAAGCGGCAGGGACGGGGCGGCAGCGGCATCTGGCTGCACGGCACACCGTCCGATACTTTTGCTCGTCCGCCGCGCGCCTCCGATGGCTGTGTCGTACTGACCAACCAGGACCTCGAAGCTGTCGCCAAGAACCTTCAGGTTGGCCTGACGCCCGTCATCATCAGCAATTCGGTCGAATGGCTGTCGCTGGATGACTGGAACAAGGAACGCAACGACCTGAACAAGACCATCGACGCCTGGCGCGCCGATTGGGAAAGCCGCGACACCGAACGCTACCTCAAGCATTATTCGAAGCGATTCAAGTCGGCCGAGCAGAATTTCGATCAGTTTGCCGCCCAGAAGCGCCAGGTCAATGCCGGCAAGGAATGGATCAAGGTCAAGCTCGACAAACTGTCGGTCTTCCGCAATCCGGGCAAGGAAGAAGTTGTCGTCGTCACCTTCGATCAGGATTACCGCAGCAACAATCTGAACAATCAGATGAAAAAACGCCAGTACTGGCTGCGCGAAGATGGCAAATGGAAAATCATTTACGAAGGAAGTGCCTGATGTTGAAAAAAGTATCCGCACTGGCAGCCGGCCTGTTGGTCTCGGCCATCGCCCTTGCAGCCCCGACCGTCGAAATGACGACCAATCTGGGCAAATTCACCCTCGAACTGTTTCCGGAGAAAGCACCGAAGACCGTTGAGATGTTCCTCTACAACGCCAAGCACGGCTTCTACGAAGCCACCGTTTTCCATCGTGTGATCGATGGCTTCATGATCCAGGGCGGCGGTTTCAATTCTTCCATGGAAGAAAAGAAAACCCGCACACCGGCCCTGCAGAACGAAGCGACCAATGGCCTGACCAATGATCGTGGCACGGTTGCCATGGCGCGCACCCAGGATCCGCACTCGGCCCGCGTCCAGTTCTTCATCAACCTGAAGGACAACGATTTCCTCAACCACAAAACCACCGGCGACCCGCGCGGTTGGGGCTATGCCGTATTCGGCAAGGTTGTCCAGGGCATGGATGTGGTCGACAAGATTGCCAAGGTGCCAACCGGCAACGCAGGCTATTACCAGAACGTTCCGACGACGCCTGTCACTATTCAGAACGTCAAAATCATCTCCGAAAAGTAAGGATTACCCAATGATCAAGCTCACCACCAACCACGGTGTCATCACCCTCAATCTGGATGCCGAGAAGGCCCCGAAGACGGTTGCCAACTTCATTTCCTACGTTGAAGCCGGCCATTACAACAACACCATCTTCCACCGCGTGATCAAGAACTTCATGATCC
It encodes:
- a CDS encoding L,D-transpeptidase family protein, which codes for MADQGRKLSLMQGRKLISIWLATCLAGFMPAGQSFAKDIAGNNPQRSGQSLPVTVSDAGPEAQLARIFKEIEGNRLNNALQQTEALLKQHPNYRLAHLIRGDLLLARTKPIQTFGALSDAPSDKVADLRGEAIARLKGYREKPEASFIPRYLLQMPADQRFAIVVDTKRSRLYVYENDVANGGRPRFVADYYVTQGKLGAEKLSEGDKKTPIGVYHVTANLPKQKLADLYGSGAFPINYPNEWDKRQGRGGSGIWLHGTPSDTFARPPRASDGCVVLTNQDLEAVAKNLQVGLTPVIISNSVEWLSLDDWNKERNDLNKTIDAWRADWESRDTERYLKHYSKRFKSAEQNFDQFAAQKRQVNAGKEWIKVKLDKLSVFRNPGKEEVVVVTFDQDYRSNNLNNQMKKRQYWLREDGKWKIIYEGSA
- the cysS gene encoding cysteine--tRNA ligase, encoding MLKIYNSLKREKQLFTPIEPNKVRMYVCGMTVYDYCHLGHARVMVVFDMVYRWLKTSGYDVTYVRNITDIDDKIIRRAAENGETILQLTDRFIACMHEDADALGVLRPDHEPRATEFVPEMLDLIDKLQARGLAYQAQDGDVNYAVRKFEGYGKLSGKSLDDLRAGERVEVDSAKQDPLDFVLWKHAKPGEPAWESPWGSGRPGWHIECSAMSSKLLGNHFDIHGGGQDLQFPHHENEIAQSEGAHECSFVNYWMHNGFVRVDNEKMSKSLGNFFTIRTVLETYDAEVVRFFILRAHYRSPLNYSDAHLDDARRSLDSLYFALRDVPPAAVDIDWTHDFAARFAAALNEDFDSHGAISVLFELAGEVNRQRSAELSGLLKALGRVIGLLERDPVAYLQGGPVAEGGLDEAAIEAMIADRAAAKQARNFAEADRLRDVLKEAGIVLDDSPQGTSWRRA
- a CDS encoding ABC transporter substrate-binding protein — encoded protein: MRLLKRLITVGTIAFSALGWAADPGITDSTITLGMSAPFSGPTGAYGIDMRQTIQTYFEHINKTGGIHGRKLELVALDDGYETDRTLANTKTLIGEKHAFALLAYYGSSPTTEAMNTVFGPAKVPLVGTISGATSLRESTTSNPNARYMFNVRASYADETEAIVNQLVSLGLKNIAVFYQNDGFGKSGLDGVTAALKKHNLTPSAVGTVERNSLDVSKAIEPITKANPQAVVMVTLYKPTAAFVKGMKKIGQNPMFMTLSPVGTEQLVQELGPDARGIGISQVAPYPWNDVVPVVREYQKLLSKPGTNSYYGIEAFITAKTMVEGLRRAGKDLSREKLMAALEGMNNVDLGGYRINYGPSNRLGSRFVELTVIGAGGKVLK
- the dnaK gene encoding molecular chaperone DnaK codes for the protein MGKIIGIDLGTTNSCVAIMEGGQPKVIENAEGARTTPSIIGYAEDGEILSGAPAKRQAVTNPKNTLYAVKRLIGRRFEEKEVQKDISLMPYSIVKADNGDAWVSVRDKKIAPQQVSAEVLRKMKKTAEDYLGEEVTEAVITVPAYFNDSQRQATKDAGRIAGLEVKRIINEPTAAALAFGMDKAAGKDRKIAVYDLGGGTFDISIIEIANVDGEKQFEVLATNGDTFLGGEDFDQRLIDYIIEEFKKESGVNLKADVLALQRLKEAAEKAKIELSSSQQTEVNLPYITADASGPKHLALKITRAKFESLVDELVERTVAPCVTALKDAGCKIGDIDDVILVGGQSRMPKVQEKVKEIFGREPRKDVNPDEAVAVGAAIQGGVLQGEVKDVLLLDVTPLSLGIETLGGIMTKLIQKNTTIPTKASQVFSTADDSQSAVTIHVLQGEREVASGNKSLGQFNLEGIPPAPRGTPQIEVIFDIDANGIMHVTAKDKATGKENKITIKANSGLSEEEIQRMVKDAELHAEEDKKVHELADARNQADGMVHMVKKSLTEYGDKLDAAEKEAIEKAIKDVEDVLRDGDKEVITAKTEALSAAAQKLGEKMYAQQQAEAGAAGAAGGAAGAQPQGEKTVEGDVVDAEFTEVNKDKKA
- a CDS encoding peptidylprolyl isomerase, coding for MLKKVSALAAGLLVSAIALAAPTVEMTTNLGKFTLELFPEKAPKTVEMFLYNAKHGFYEATVFHRVIDGFMIQGGGFNSSMEEKKTRTPALQNEATNGLTNDRGTVAMARTQDPHSARVQFFINLKDNDFLNHKTTGDPRGWGYAVFGKVVQGMDVVDKIAKVPTGNAGYYQNVPTTPVTIQNVKIISEK
- the dnaJ gene encoding molecular chaperone DnaJ; protein product: MSKRDFYEILGVNRDASEDEIKKAYRKQAMKHHPDRNPDNPAAEEKFKEAKEAYEILSDGQKRAAYDQYGHAGVDPQSGMGGGFGGGGGGFADAFGGIFDEIFGGRAGGGGGGRSNIYRGADLRYNLEITLEQAAHGTETKIRIPTMEVCEPCNGSGAKAGTQPKTCPTCQGSGQVRLQQGFFSIQQSCHKCHGTGRFIADPCKSCGGAGRIKQHKTLAVKIPAGVDEGDRIRLAGEGEHGVNGGPPGDLYVQIHLKQHAVFTRDHNDLHCEMPISFTTAALGGEIEIPTLDGAAAIKIPAETQSGRVFRLRGKGIKGVRSHTHGDLMCHVVVETPVNLTDRQKELLKELEESSRENNASHNPRAKSWMDKVKEFFGD
- a CDS encoding tetratricopeptide repeat protein, whose protein sequence is MTSKILPQPRFQQLKTLRALAIGLAIGFAAPSFADNLPEVQRLIKQGQYPQALEKVDAYLSSRPKDAQGRFLKGLIFTEMNKLPEAVGVFTKLTEDYPELPEPYNNLAVLYAQQKQYDKARTALEMAIRTHPSYAIAYENLGDIYAKLASQAYDKALQLDNSNATTQNKLALIRDLITTSSKPGSKPQAASAPVAAAPAPAPVAAAKPATPTAAPTASVVSSTPGAASTSSAAPVKTAESKPAPVAEPARADSANDDVAKAVAAWASAWSRKDMRAYLGAYAADFNTPKGVSRKVWESEREDRIAGKSGKISVTYDTPQISVNGDKATAKFRQHYQATNLSTSTTKTLVLVRSGNKWLIKEENSR